Proteins encoded together in one Falco biarmicus isolate bFalBia1 chromosome 4, bFalBia1.pri, whole genome shotgun sequence window:
- the TM6SF2 gene encoding transmembrane 6 superfamily member 2 isoform X1, with product MQLPAVPGVLAPSLLAIPVAFGINSATTLADSPLVLMLTVVLVLAGLFSIILLTSGVSHFQDPLFCVFVVFSFTSVVDLIISLEEDGYISGFMEVYVREGEPHLRTAHGIMICYWDGIIHYGLYLAMIAAIGQRKSYRNLGLFWLGSLLMSIVVFLLGNLIGKYSSDLSPAFLLNLPYILIPIWAGVRLFQQPKVLPCLSPEKVAEEQRKCLYQRPQDMGLILVLLLTAAFTFFRGMVVLDCPADSCFEYIYQHEPYLRDPVAYPKVQMLIYMFYVLPFFCLCIYGLVLPGCSWLPDWSLVFAGAVAQAQFSHLGSSLHARTPFPYQTPEDVWWSFLFTNVFYALGPQLLALRCLRCPAFFLPATPASLHATKKHQ from the exons ATGCAGCTCCCCGCCGTGCCGGGCGTGCTCGCCCCGTCCCTGCTCGCCATCCCCGTGGCCTTCGGCATCAACAGCGCGACCACCTTGGCAGA cagcccacTGGTGCTGATGCTGACGGTGGTGCTGGTGCTCGCCGGCCTCTTCTCCATCATCCTCCTCACAAGCGGAGTGAGCCACTTCCAGGACCCCCTTTTCTGTG TGTTCGTGGTGTTCTCCTTCACCTCCGTCGTCGACTTGATCATCTCACTGGAGGAGGATGGCTACATCTCTGGCTTCATGGAGGTCTACGTCAGAGAG GGCGAGCCCCACCTGCGCACGGCGCACGGCATCATGATCTGTTACTGGGATGGCATCATCCACTATGGGCTCTACCTCGCCATGATCGCGGCCATCGGCCAGAG AAAGAGCTACAGGAACCTGGGTCTCTTCTGGCTGGGCTCTCTGCTGATGAGCATCGTCGTCTTCCTGCTTGGGAACCTGATAG GGAAATACAGCTCTGACCtcagccctgccttcctcctcaaCCTGCCCTACATCCTCATCCCCATCTGGGCTGGGGTGAGGCTCTTCCAGCAGCCCAAGGTCCTGCCATGCCTCAGCCCTGAGAAG GTTGCAGAGGAGCAACGCAAGTGCCTGTACCAGCGGCCCCAGGACATGGGGCTGATCCTGGTCCTGCTCCTCACCGCTGCATTCACCTTCTTCAGGGGGATG GTGGTTTTGGACTGTCCGGCTGATTCGTGCTTTGAGTACATCTACCAGCACGAGCCGTACCTGCGCGACCCTGTCGCCTACCCCAAAGTGCAG ATGCTGATCTACATGTTCTACGTCCTCCCCTTCTTCTGCCTCTGCATCTAcgggctggtgctgcctggctgctcctggctgcccgACTGGAGCCTGGTGTTTGCCGGTGCCGTGGCGCAG GCTCAGTTCTCCCACCTGGGCTCCTCGCTGCACGCCCGCACGCCCTTCCCCTACCAGACCCCTGAAGATGTCTGGTGGAGCTTCCTCTTCACCAACGTCTTCTACGCACTGGgcccccagctcctggccctccgctgcctgcgctgccctgcCTTCTTCCTGCCCGCCACTCCTGCCAGCCTGCACGCCACCAAGAAGCACCAGTGA
- the TM6SF2 gene encoding transmembrane 6 superfamily member 2 isoform X3: MQLPAVPGVLAPSLLAIPVAFGINSATTLADSPLVLMLTVVLVLAGLFSIILLTSGVSHFQDPLFCVFVVFSFTSVVDLIISLEEDGYISGFMEVYVREGEPHLRTAHGIMICYWDGIIHYGLYLAMIAAIGQRKSYRNLGLFWLGSLLMSIVVFLLGNLIGKYSSDLSPAFLLNLPYILIPIWAGVRLFQQPKVLPCLSPEKVAEEQRKCLYQRPQDMGLILVLLLTAAFTFFRGMVVLDCPADSCFEYIYQHEPYLRDPVAYPKVQMLIYMFYVLPFFCLCIYGLVLPGCSWLPDWSLVFAGAVAQLLALRCLRCPAFFLPATPASLHATKKHQ, from the exons ATGCAGCTCCCCGCCGTGCCGGGCGTGCTCGCCCCGTCCCTGCTCGCCATCCCCGTGGCCTTCGGCATCAACAGCGCGACCACCTTGGCAGA cagcccacTGGTGCTGATGCTGACGGTGGTGCTGGTGCTCGCCGGCCTCTTCTCCATCATCCTCCTCACAAGCGGAGTGAGCCACTTCCAGGACCCCCTTTTCTGTG TGTTCGTGGTGTTCTCCTTCACCTCCGTCGTCGACTTGATCATCTCACTGGAGGAGGATGGCTACATCTCTGGCTTCATGGAGGTCTACGTCAGAGAG GGCGAGCCCCACCTGCGCACGGCGCACGGCATCATGATCTGTTACTGGGATGGCATCATCCACTATGGGCTCTACCTCGCCATGATCGCGGCCATCGGCCAGAG AAAGAGCTACAGGAACCTGGGTCTCTTCTGGCTGGGCTCTCTGCTGATGAGCATCGTCGTCTTCCTGCTTGGGAACCTGATAG GGAAATACAGCTCTGACCtcagccctgccttcctcctcaaCCTGCCCTACATCCTCATCCCCATCTGGGCTGGGGTGAGGCTCTTCCAGCAGCCCAAGGTCCTGCCATGCCTCAGCCCTGAGAAG GTTGCAGAGGAGCAACGCAAGTGCCTGTACCAGCGGCCCCAGGACATGGGGCTGATCCTGGTCCTGCTCCTCACCGCTGCATTCACCTTCTTCAGGGGGATG GTGGTTTTGGACTGTCCGGCTGATTCGTGCTTTGAGTACATCTACCAGCACGAGCCGTACCTGCGCGACCCTGTCGCCTACCCCAAAGTGCAG ATGCTGATCTACATGTTCTACGTCCTCCCCTTCTTCTGCCTCTGCATCTAcgggctggtgctgcctggctgctcctggctgcccgACTGGAGCCTGGTGTTTGCCGGTGCCGTGGCGCAG ctcctggccctccgctgcctgcgctgccctgcCTTCTTCCTGCCCGCCACTCCTGCCAGCCTGCACGCCACCAAGAAGCACCAGTGA
- the TM6SF2 gene encoding transmembrane 6 superfamily member 2 isoform X2 has protein sequence MLTVVLVLAGLFSIILLTSGVSHFQDPLFCVFVVFSFTSVVDLIISLEEDGYISGFMEVYVREGEPHLRTAHGIMICYWDGIIHYGLYLAMIAAIGQRKSYRNLGLFWLGSLLMSIVVFLLGNLIGKYSSDLSPAFLLNLPYILIPIWAGVRLFQQPKVLPCLSPEKVAEEQRKCLYQRPQDMGLILVLLLTAAFTFFRGMVVLDCPADSCFEYIYQHEPYLRDPVAYPKVQMLIYMFYVLPFFCLCIYGLVLPGCSWLPDWSLVFAGAVAQAQFSHLGSSLHARTPFPYQTPEDVWWSFLFTNVFYALGPQLLALRCLRCPAFFLPATPASLHATKKHQ, from the exons ATGCTGACGGTGGTGCTGGTGCTCGCCGGCCTCTTCTCCATCATCCTCCTCACAAGCGGAGTGAGCCACTTCCAGGACCCCCTTTTCTGTG TGTTCGTGGTGTTCTCCTTCACCTCCGTCGTCGACTTGATCATCTCACTGGAGGAGGATGGCTACATCTCTGGCTTCATGGAGGTCTACGTCAGAGAG GGCGAGCCCCACCTGCGCACGGCGCACGGCATCATGATCTGTTACTGGGATGGCATCATCCACTATGGGCTCTACCTCGCCATGATCGCGGCCATCGGCCAGAG AAAGAGCTACAGGAACCTGGGTCTCTTCTGGCTGGGCTCTCTGCTGATGAGCATCGTCGTCTTCCTGCTTGGGAACCTGATAG GGAAATACAGCTCTGACCtcagccctgccttcctcctcaaCCTGCCCTACATCCTCATCCCCATCTGGGCTGGGGTGAGGCTCTTCCAGCAGCCCAAGGTCCTGCCATGCCTCAGCCCTGAGAAG GTTGCAGAGGAGCAACGCAAGTGCCTGTACCAGCGGCCCCAGGACATGGGGCTGATCCTGGTCCTGCTCCTCACCGCTGCATTCACCTTCTTCAGGGGGATG GTGGTTTTGGACTGTCCGGCTGATTCGTGCTTTGAGTACATCTACCAGCACGAGCCGTACCTGCGCGACCCTGTCGCCTACCCCAAAGTGCAG ATGCTGATCTACATGTTCTACGTCCTCCCCTTCTTCTGCCTCTGCATCTAcgggctggtgctgcctggctgctcctggctgcccgACTGGAGCCTGGTGTTTGCCGGTGCCGTGGCGCAG GCTCAGTTCTCCCACCTGGGCTCCTCGCTGCACGCCCGCACGCCCTTCCCCTACCAGACCCCTGAAGATGTCTGGTGGAGCTTCCTCTTCACCAACGTCTTCTACGCACTGGgcccccagctcctggccctccgctgcctgcgctgccctgcCTTCTTCCTGCCCGCCACTCCTGCCAGCCTGCACGCCACCAAGAAGCACCAGTGA